In Nocardioides bizhenqiangii, the DNA window CGCGTCGGTGTGGAGCGGTGACATCGCCCGCGCGGAGGCGGTGGCCGAGCGGATCGACTCCGGCAACGTCAACATCAACGACGCGCTGGCGACGGCGTACGCCTCCAAGGCCACGCCGTCCGGTGGCGTCAAGAACTCAGGAGTCGGCGCCCGGCACGGCGACCAGGGTCTCCTGAAGTACACCGACGTCAAGAACGTCGCGGTGCTCAAGAAGCAGGTGCTGGGCGCGCGGCCGGGCCAGGACTACGACTCCTACGTCAAGCAGATGCTCAGCTCCCTGAAGCTGATGCGACGACTCCGCGTGCGCTGAGGACAGGCTCCAGGCCCGGTCGAGCGTGTCGACCGAGCCTGGCTCCCCGGGTCAGGCCTCGATGGCCTGCGTCTCGACCTTCGGCGCGGAGCCGGCGATCTCGATCTTGCGCGGCTTGGCCCGCTCGGCGACCGGTACGACGAGCCGGAGCACGCCGTTCTCGTAGCCGGCCTCGATCTTGGTCAGGTCGAGGTTGTCGCCCAGCACGAGCTGGCGGCTGAACTGGCCGTGGGTGCGCTCGGACGCGAGCCGCTGCCAGTCGCCGTTGCCGGCCACGCGCTCGGCCCGCACCGTCAGCACGTTGCGCTCGACGTCGATGTCGACGCTGTCCTTGCCGATGCCCGGCAGGTCGAACTCGATGACGAACCGGTCACCCTCGCGCCACGCGTCCATCGGCATCACGGCGGGGCGGTTCGTGGTGCCCGCGGAACCGAGCAGCTGGCTGGCCAAGCGGTCGAAGTCACGGAACGGGTCGGTGGATCGCAGCAACATGGTTCCTCCTTCGTTGACGGTCGGACAGGTCGTCCGACGGCTCCAAGATCTGTAACACTGGTTATAGATTATCTGTTCCAGTAGAGTCAAGCCCTGGCGGAGGAGGTGATGGCAGTGGCAGGTGAGCAGGTGCGGGGTGTCTACGCCATCTCCGTCGCGGCCGACCTGGTCTCGATGGAGATCCAGAACCTGCGCGTCTACGAGCGCCGCGGCCTGGTCGCCCCGGCGCGGTCCCCCGGCGGCTCCCGGCTCTACAGCAGGGCCGACATCGAGCGGCTCCACCGGATCCGCGAGCTCCTGGCCGAGGGCCTCAACCTCGCCGGGATCCGGCGGGTGCTCGAACTCGAGGCGGAGGTTAAACGCCTCCGTGGCGAGAACTCCGCACTCCGAGAGCGACTCTGACAGCACGGCGAATGAGGTTGCGGGGGTGCCGAGGGGGTACCGCTGGTGCAGGTCGCGTCCGCGGCCCGGGCTCTTTGAGGGAGGGACCCAGCATGGAAATCCTAGGTGTCATCATCGCGGGCATCATCATCGGTCTGCTTGGCAAGTTCGTGGCCCCCGGCGACAAGGACAACATTCCGATCTGGCTCACGATCGTCTGCGGGATCGGTGGAGTTCTCATCGGATGGTTCGTCTACGACGCTTTCGGCGGCGACACTACTTCGGGGGTCGACTGGGTGCGCTGGGTCGTCGCGATCATCGTTGCGGCCGTTCTGGTCATGATCGCCTCCGCTGTCACCGGCAGGAACACGTCCAAGACGTCGAAGCTCAAGCACAAGGTGACCTGACGCAACGTGGAACGTCACGAGCCCCGACCGAGTAGTTGGTCGGGGCTCGTGCCGTTCGAGGTCTCGAGTACCCTCGTCCGGGGGACGGGCGACCGCCCGGAACTGCTCAGGCGACCTGCAGCGACCGCTTGGAGAGCCCCATCCAGAAGCCGTCGACGACCTGGAGACCGGGCGCACCGGGATCGGTCGCGGCGCCCAGCGTGACGAACAGCGGGCTGTAGTGCTCCACCGTCGGGTGGGCGTAGGGCATGCCCGGCGCCTTGGAGAGGTACGACGACAGCTCGTCCACGTCGCCGCGCGTCAGTGCCTCCGCCGCCCACTGGTCGAAGTCGGCGGACCACTGCGGCACGGCGGCTTCGATCCGGAATTCCTTGAGGAACGGCAGGCCGTGGGTGAGGAACCCGGAGCCGATGATGAGGACGCCCTCGTCGCGCAGCGGTCGCAGCCGCTCACCGAGCCTGAGCAGCCGCTCGGGGTCGTGGGTCGGCAGCGACATCTGCAGCACCGGGATGCCCGCATCCGGGTACATGATCTTCAGCGGCACCCAGGCGCCGTGGTCGAGCCCCCGCGAGGTGTGTTGGTGCACCGGCTCGGTGTCCGGCATCAGCTTCGCGATCCGACCGGCGAGCGCGGTCGCGTCGGGCGTGCGGTAGGTCATCCGGTAGTACTTCGGATCGAACCCGCCGAAGTCGTAGACCAGCTCGGCGCCGCTCGCGCTCAGCGACACCGGCGCCGACTCCCAGTGGGCGCTCACGATCAGGATCGCCTTCGGGCGGGGGAGATCCGAGGCCCACGCGGCGAGCTGGCCCGACCAGACAGGGTCGTCGAGGAGCGGCGGCGCGCCGTGCCCGATGTAGAGAGCCGGCATCCGCCCGTCGGCCGCCGTCGTTGCTTCGGTCATGACCACCTCAATGGTTGAGGATTCAACTTTATTCCATCGGGAGCGACCAGTCCACCGGGTGCGCGCCCCGCTCGACCAGTAGGTGGTTGACCCGGCTGAACGGCCGCGACCCGAAGAAGCCCTTGCTCGCGGCCAGTGGCGACGGGTGCGCCGACTCGACGCAGGGGATCGTGCCCAGGTGCGGCTTGAGGGTCTGCGCCGCCCGCCCCCAGAGGATCGCCGCGACCGGTGCTCCGGCGTCCGCTCGACGTACGACCGCCTCGATCGCGCACGCCGTGACGTGCTCCCACCCCTTGCCCTTGTGGGAGTCCGAGACGTGCGGCTGCACGGTGAGGACGCGGTTGAGCAGCATCACGCCCTGGTCCGTCCACGCGGTGAGGTCGCCGTGCGGCGGCGGCGTCACGCCGACGTCGGTGGCGAGCTCCTGGTAGATGTTCGCCAGGCTGCGCGGGATCGGGCGCACGTGCGCATCGACGGCGAAGCAGAGGCCGATGGGGTGCCCGGGGGTGGGGTAGGGGTCCTGTCCGACGACCAGCACCCGGACCTCGGACAGCGGCCGGCGGAACGCGCGGAACACGTGGTCCCCGGCCGGCAGGTAGGACCGCCCGGCAGCGAGCTCCTCCCGGAGGAAGGCGCCCATCGCGGCGATGCGTTCGTCCACCGGCGCCAGCGCCTCTGCCCAGTCCGGGGCCATCAGGCCCTTGGCCACGAGTCCCGCCAGCGCGCTCATGACCACATTCTGTCGGCTCTGGCCGAGCGTGTCGCAGACGGAGCTCGGCGCACGGACCATCGCTTCGCTCGGCCCGCGGCCTTCGCACCGTGCGGCTTCGCCGCGGTGCGCCACGCTGCCGGCCGTAGGCTCTTCCCATGACCGACACCCCGGTGACGAACAACATCGAGCGCAAGCGGTTCGAGATCCACGTCGAGGACGGTCGGCTCGCCGGGTTCGCCGAGTACGTCGGGCGCGACGGCGTGCGCGAGTTCGTCCACACGGTCGTCAAGGACCAGTTCGAAGGTCAGGGGATCGGCGGCAAGCTCGCCCGGGCCGCCCTCGACCAGACCCGGGCCGACGGCCTCAAGGTGGTCGCGACCTGCCCGTTCATCAAGGGCTGGATCGGCAAGCACCCGGACTACGAGGGCCTGCTGGTCTGAGGCCGTGCGGTCCAGCCATCGGTGGTAGCGGTCGCGAGGACCTCACCGGGTCTCGATACGCCCGGTTCCGGGCTCGCAAGCTCGCCCGGACGGGCACTCGACCTCCCGTCCTGATCTCCGGCTTCGCGAGCTCAGCCGGAGGACGTGAAACGGCGCCCCTCTCCCTCCTAGGGGCGCCGCCTGACACGCAGCTCCGACGCGGGCCACGAAGAAAACTTCACTGGACCGCCGGCGGCGCCAAGGGCACCGGCCAGGCGGGCTCCCTCCAGGGGTGGCCCTCATGACCCGCGTCGGTGACCACGACTGTAGGAGCCGGACACCCCGTGACGGATCGGACGTACGGATGGTCCATGTAGTCACAAATGACTAGATGGATCGGGACCCCGGCCTGCGCTACTTCTTCAGCGCGCGGGACGCCGACGAGGTGTGGCGGCGGGTGGGGTTGGTGCCGATGGCGGACGCCGTGCTCGAGGACGTCCCGCGGGTCGTCTTCTTCGCGGGTTGCTGGGTCGCCGTCTTCTTGACGGCCTTCTTGGTCGTCTTAGCAGCGGCCTTCTTGGCCGCCTTCTTGACCGCCTTCTTGACCGGCGCCGGCTCCGGGTCGGCCGTCGACCACTGGCTGATCCACTCGTCCATGACGACCCAGGTCGTGTGCCGGGCGGCTCGGCCGGTGAGCATGCCGAGGTGTCCGCCGGGGACGATCTCGAACCGGACCTCGGACGAGCCGGTCAGCAGTGGCACCACCGCCTTGACCGCGGGGACCGGGGCGATGCCGTCGGTCGAGCCGCCGAAGACCAGGACGGGCACCTTGATCTCGCCGAGCCGGATGATGCGGTCGTCGAGCTCGAACTCCCCGGTCGCGAGCTGGTTGCCCTTGGCGAACCGGTGGTAGAGCTGCCCGAACGTCCGGCCGGGGTAGGCGATCATGTTGTCGGTGAACCGGTCGACCGCCTCGATCTGCGCGAGGAACTCGGCGTCGTCGATGTGGCTCGCCAGCGCGAGTGGCTTGGTCACCAGCTTCTGGAACGACGACATCTGGAATGCCCACTTCACGACCGGCTTCGGAGCGCCGCCCAGCATCCGGTAGCCCTTGGTCAGCGGACCCCTGCCGTTGAACCAGTTGAGCAGCGGCCGCAGCGGCGCGACCAGCGGCACCAGCGACACGTCGATCGGCGAGCCGGCCGTGGTCAGCGAGGCGATCGGGAGGTCGGGCTGGTCGGCGGCGGTGAGCAGCGAGAAGAGGCCGCCCAGGCTCCACCCGATGACGTGGACCGGACGGCCGCCGGCGTGCGCGGACACCTCACGGATCGCCGTCGGCACCACCTCGTCGATCCAGTGCTCCATGCCGAGGTTGCGGTTGCGGAAGGACACCTCGCCGTACTCCACGAGGTACGTCGGCCGCCCGCCGGTCACGAAGTGCTCGACCAGCGAGCAGCCGCGGCGCAGGTCGTAGCAGATCGCCGGCGCGGCGAGCGGGGTGACGAGCAGGACCGGATCGCCGGTCTCCTTCACCGTGCCGGACGGGCGGTAGTGGTAGACCTCGCGGAGGGTCCCGTCGTCAATCAGGGTGCGCGGCATCGGCCGCAGGTCGGCGAGACCGCCGTAGAGCATCTTGTGCGCCACGTTGCTGGCCGCGGAGACGACCTGATCAGGCTTCGGGATCAGATCCATGGGCGAAAGTTACCTCGCCGGGAGCAGGCAGGGCAGCGACGTCCGGAGACCGGCTGCGCCGATCCGGGGCCCGCTCAGGACCGGGTCGCGGGGCGGGGGTTCTTCGTGTGGCCACCGACGTCCTCGAGCTCGGTCATGAAGCTGGCCGCCCAGGCCTTCACGTCGTGCTGGCTGATCGTCTTCCGCATCGCCCGCATCCGCCGGGTGAGCTCCTTCGGTTCCGCGGCGTACGCGTCGAGCAGTGCGGACTTCATGCCGTTGATGTCGTAGGGGTTCACGAGCCAGGCCTGCTTCAGCTCCTCCGCCGCGCCGGCGAACTCCGACAGCACGAGGGCGCCGTCCTCCTCGACCCGGCAGGCGACGTACTCCTTGGCGACGAGGTTCATGCCGTCGCGGTACGGCGTCACCACCATGATGTCCGCGGCGCGGTACAGGGCGGCCATCTCGTCGCGGGGGTAGGAGGTGTGGAGGTAACTGATCGCCGGACGCCCGATCCGGCCGAGGTCGCCGTTGATCCGGCCGACCAGGCGCTCGATGTCGTCGCGGAGGATGCGGTACTGCTCGACCTGCTCACGCGACGGGACGGCCACCTGGACGAAGACGGCGTCCTCGACGTCGAGGTGCCCGTCGCGCATGAGCTCGCTGAACGCGCGCAACCGGGCGTAGATGCCCTTGGTGTAGTCGAGCCGGTCGATGCCGAGGAAGATCCGGCGCGGGTTGCCGAGCGCCTCGCGGATCTCCTTGGCGCGCTGCACGACCTGCCCTGAACGCGCGAGCTCCTCGAAGCCGGCGGAGTCGATCGAGATCGGGAACGCGGCCGCGCGCACGGTGCGGCCGTCCGGCAGGTAGACGAGGTCGCGGTGGGTCTTGTGCCCGACCCGCTGCCGGACCAGGCGGACGAAGTTGGCCGCGGCCTCGGGGAGCTGGAAGCCGACCAGGTCCGCGCCGAGCAGTCCCTCGAGCAGCTGCCGGCGCCACGGGAGCTGCTGGAAGAGCTCGGCCGGCGGGAACGGGATGTGGAGGTAGAACCCGATCCGGAGGTCGGGGCGCAGGTCGCGGAGCATCTGGGGCACCAGCTGGAGCTGGTAGTCGTGGACCCAGACGGTGGCATTCTTGGCAGCGAGCTCGGCGGCCTTCTCGGCGAAGCGCCGGTTGACCTTGACGTACTCGTCCCACCACTCGCGGTGGAACTCCGGCTTCGCGACGAGGTCGTGGTACAGCGGCCACAGGGTCGCGTTGGAGAAGCCCTCGTAGTGGCCCTCGATCTCGTCCTGCGACATCGACATCGGTACCAGGGAGAGGCCGTCGTCCTCGAACGGCTTCAGCTTCTGGCCGGCGCCGCCGGGCCACCCGATCCACACGCCGCCACCGTGGGTGCGCATCACCGGTTCGATCGCGGTGACCAGGCCGCCGGGGGAGCGGCGCCACACCTTGCGCCCTGACGGCAGCGTCTCGCGGTCTACCGGCAGTCGGTTGGCAACGATCACCAGATCGTGGGTCACGGGTGCCACCTTAGTTGTGCGCGACCGCGCGGCTGCGACACGCTCGCGTCTTTCGGCTCTGCGCGGCAGCGTGGCGCACCGCGGCGGAGCCGCACGGGGCGCAGCCCCTGGGCCGAGCTTGCGATGGCCCGGGCGGCAAGCTCCGTATGCGACACGCTCGCGCCTTTCAAATAGTCCTGTTGGCTGGATGGTTCGGGCGTCGGCGCGTTCCTAGCGTTGAGGACATGACCGACACGATGCTGATGCCCGTGGTACCCACTTCCGACCGGACCATCGCGCGCCGGGTGCTGCTCGACAGCGCCTACGCCTTCACGGCGTTCGTGCTGGCGATCCCGGCGTTCGTCCTCGTGGTGGCGGGTGTCGCGGCGGGGCTGGGGACGATGGTCGTCGCCGGACTGGGCCTGGCGGTGCTGCTGGGGACGGCGTACGTCGCCCGCGGGTTCGCGCACGTCGAGCGGCTCCGGCTGCGCTCGATGGTCGGGGTCCCGGCGCCGCTGCCGTCGTACCAGCGGGCGCAGCCGGGGGACAGCAAGGTGCGCGCAGTCCTGACGCCGCTGCGTGACGCACAGTCCTGGCTCGACATCCTGTGGTGCCTGATCGGGTTCGTCACCGGCGCCTTCGCGTTCGCGGTCACCCTGGCGTGGTGGGCGACCACGCTCGGCGGGCTCAGCTACTGGTTCTGGGAGCAGTTCGTCCCCCGTGGACCCGACAACCGGTCGCTGGCCGACATGATCGGCCTGGGCGAGAGCCGGTCGGCCGACGTCACACTTCAGACGGCGGTCGGACTCGTGGCGCTGGTGACGCTCCCGTTCGCGGTGCGGATGGCGGCCGCGACCCACGCCGCGGTGTCACGGGTGCTCCTGTGCAGTCGGGTCGAGCTGATGGACCGGATGGTCCGGATGGAGGAGAGCCGCGACTCGGCCCACCGTGCCGAGGCGCACTCGCTCCGCCGCCTCGAGCGCGACATCCACGACGGCCCGCAGCAGCGGCTGATCCGGCTCGGGATGGATCTCGGCCGGGCCCGGCGCCAGCTCTCCGACGATCCCGAGCTCGCCGCGGACACGATCGACGCCGCTCTCGCTCAGACCAGGGAGACGGTGGATGAGCTGCGTGCCCTGTCGCGCGGGATCGCCCCGCCGCTGCTGGTGGACCGCGGCCTCGAGGTGGCCGTCCGTGAGATGGCAGCGGGCCAGGCGATCGCCGTCGACGTCGCGGTCGACGTGCCGACCTTGACCGAGCCGGTCGAGACCGCCGCCTACTTCACGGTCGCCGAGGCGCTCACCAACATCGCCAAGCACAGCGAGGCGACCCGTGCGCAGGTGGCGTTGCGCGCGGAGGACGGGATGCTCGTCGTGACCGTCGACGACGACGGTCGCGGTGGTGCGCGGGTCGTGCCCGGGCGCGGTCTCGACGGGCTGCGCGAGCGGCTGGCCGGCGTCGACGGCGACCTCGTGGTCGCCTCGCCCGACGGCGGGCCGACCCGGCTCCGCGCTGAGGTCCCGCTCCGGTGAGGCAAGGACGAGGCCCGCGGCCCGATGGCCTGCTGCGCGACGCCCCGCGGGCGTCTCGCGGCGTTGCCGACGCTCGCAGGACGGACCAAGTACAGCATCGCGACGGCGCCTTGCGAGACACTCCGCGGATGCGCCGCTCGCAACGGCCCCGGACCCCGGGCCTCGCCCTCGTCATCGCCGACGACTCGGTGCTGCTCCGCGAGGGCCTCCAGCTGCTCCTCGGCGAGGCCGGCCACGAGGTCGTCGCCACCGTCGGCGACGGCCCGGGACTGGTCGACGCCGCCCTGGAACATCGTCCGGACCTCGCCGTGGTCGACGTCCGGATGCCGCCGACGCACACCGACGAGGGCCTGCGCGCGGCGCTCGCCGTACGCCGCCGCTGGCCGGAGGCGCGGCTCCTGGTCCTGTCCCAGTACGTCGAGGTGTCGTACGCCGACGACCTGCTCGCCACCGGCGAGCGCGGGATCGGCTACCTGCTCAAGGACCGGGTGACCGACGTCGACGAGTTCCTCACCTCCGTCGACGCCGTGGCCGCCGGGGGCACGGTGCTCGACCCGATGGTGGTGCGGCAGCTGATGGCACGCCGGAGCGACCCGGTCGCCCGGCTGACGCCGCGCGAGCGCGAGGTGATGGCGCTGATGGCGGAGGGCCGGTCGAACGGCTCGATCGCCGAGGCGCTCACGGTCACGCTGGGTGCGGTCGAGAAGCACACGCAGCGGATCTTCGCCAAGCTCGACCTCGCTCCGGACGACGACGCGGCCCATCGCAGGGTGCTGGCCGTGGTGCGCTTCCTCCGCGCGGCGGGCTGACCCGGCTTCGATTGCTCGCAACACCCCGGGCGCCCGAATGACATCGTTGTGATTCGACGTCTACAGTGGGCCCAGACCACTGTCGAACATCGGGGGAGAAGCGAATGGACCCGCAGCGGAGTACCCCGGCCCCAGAGGCCGGCGGGACCACCGCGGCCGAGCTCAGCGATCGCGACCGGGAGATCCTCGAGTTCGAGCGCCAGTGGTGGAAGTACGCCGGCGCCAAGGAGACCGCCGTGCGGGACAAGTTCGACATGAGCTCCACCCGCTACTACCAGGTCCTCAACGCCCTCATCGATCGTCCCGAGGCGCTCGCCGCCGACCCGCTGCTCGTCCGCCGGCTGCGCCGGCTCCGCTCGCAGCGGCAGCGCCAGCGCTCCGCCCGCCGCCTCGGCTTCGAGGTCTGAAAGGTCGGAAAGCCCATGCATGGTCGTCCTTCCCCCGACCAGGTCCGCCACCGCGACCAGCGCGGCGCCGTACTCCCTTCGCCCGTCGTGTGGCTGAGCATCATCGCCGTGGTGGTCGCCGCCGTCGCCTTCGTCGCCACGCGCGACGCCGACCCGGAGGAACGTGAGATCACTACCTCGTCCTCCAACGGCGAGACGTCCGACTCCCCGACCCCGACCGATGAGGAGCCGGAGTCGGACGACCCCACCGAGACCACCACTCCTGACGAGCCGGAGAAGACCAAGCCGCCGGTGGTGCGCAGCGAGGTCGGTGTCGTCGTCTTCAACAACACGAGCATCAGCGGCCTGGCCAGCGAGACCCTCGCCCGGGTCCAGGAGATCGGGTGGAACGGCCTCGCGGCCGACGACTGGTACGGCACCATCCCGGCGACCACTGTCTACTTCCCGCCGGGCATGCGCGACGCGGCGCAGAAGCTCGCCCTCGACCTCGGTGTCCAGCGGCTGATGCCGGCCGACGCGGGCATGAGCGACACCAACCTGACCGTGATCCTCACCGGCGCGCTGAGCTGAGGACCTGAGCCCCCGATCGGCACGGGTTTCACCCTGCGCCACCCGGGTGCTTCGCGTTTCGTGATTGGCTTGGGCACGTGCAGTTCTCGTCTATGGAGGGTGAGCATCGCTACGCGGACCTCGTCCGCGTAGCCGACCGCACCATCGTCGGCCTCGACTTCGACGGCACCCTCTCCCCGATCGTCGACGATCCCACCCAGGCGAAGATCCACCCGGCGGCCGCGGAGGTGCTGATCGAGCTCGCGCCCCACATCGCGGCCATCGCGGTGATCACCGGGCGACCGGCCCGCCAGGCGCTCGACCTCGGAGGTCTCGAGGACGTCGGCGACGCGATCCAGGCAGCCGGTAAGGAGCTCTACATCTTCGGGCAGTACGGCAACGAGCGATGGTCCTCGCGGCAGCGGCGGATCGTCGCGCCGCGTCCGCCGCGCGGTCTCGCCACCTTCGAGCGGGACCTGCCACGGACCCTGCGCCTCGCCGGAGCCACCGACGCCTACGTCGAGGACAAGGGCCTCGCCGTCGCCGTCCACACCCGTCGGCTCCCCGACCCGCAGGCAGCGTTCGAGCGGCTGCTGCCGCCGCTGCGCTCCCTGGCCGAACGCCACGACCTGGTGGTCGAGCCCGGCCGGAGCGTGATCGAGGTCCGCTCGCCCGGCTCTCACAAGGGGCTCGTCGTGGAGAAGCTGGCGGCCGAGCTGGACGCCCGTGGCTTCCTCTTCGCCGGCGACGACCTCGGGGACCTGGAGGCGTTCGAGGCCGTCGCGGAGCTCGAGAAGCAGGGCCTCGCGACGGTCCGGGTCTGCTCGGCCTCCCAGGAGCAGAGCGCGCTGCTGCCGCTGTCCGACATCGTGGTCAAGGGACCCGAGGGCGTGGTCGCCCTGCTGCGTCAGCTGCGGCTCGACATCACGCAGGGGTCAGCGACCGGCTGACGGGGCGCGAGCAGGCACGGCGGCCCTCAGGCCAGCTCTGCCCGCCGCCGGACCAGGTGGGCGCGCTCGGCGTCGTTGGCGCAGAGCGTGATCGCGGTGTCGTACGCCGCCCGCGCGCGGGCATGGTCGCCCAGCCGGAGCAGGAGCTCGGCGCGCACCGCGGGGAGCCGGTGCCCGGGAAGGGCGACACCGGCGAGCGCGGTCAGGCCCGCCTCCGGTCCCTCCGCCTCCGCGACCGCGATCGCCCGGCCGAGCCGGACCACCGGGGTCTCCCGCAGCGCGAGCAGCTCGTCGTAACGCTCGACGATCCGCTCCCACGCGGTGTCGGACGGTGTGGCCGCGATCGCGTGCTCGGCGGCGATCAGCGCCTGCAGCAGGTAGGGCGCCGGTGGCGCCCCCGTGAGTGGCCGGAGGAGGTCGAGCGCCTCGCCGATCTCGTCTCCGTGCCAGCGGGAGCGGTCCTGGTCAGGCAGCAGGACCAGCGCGCCGTCGTCGGTCACGCGCGCGTCCCGTCGCGAGTGCTGGAGGAGCATCAGCGCCTGGAGCGCCGTGAGCTCGCTGTCGTCGTACGGCAGCAGCGTGCGCAGCACCCGCACCAGCCGGATTGCCTCGCCGGCGAGCTCGGTGCGCACGACGTCGGGGCCGGACCCGGGCGCGTAACCGGCCGTGAAGGCCAGGTACGCGACCTGCGCGACCACGCCCACCCGGTCGACCAGATCGGCCCCCGTCGGTACGACGAACCGCTCGCCCGCCAGCTTTCTGCGCGCCCGGGTGAGCCGGGCCGCCATCGTCGGCGTGGTCTGGAGGAAGAGCCGCGCGATGTCGTCGGTGCTGATGCCGAGCACCAGCCGGAGGGTGAGGGCGGCGGCCGCCTCCCGCGAGAGCCGCGGGTGGGCGCAGAGGAGGACCAGCCGTAGCCGCTCGTCCAGCAGCTCGTCGCCGGGATCGGCCATCACCCGCTGTGCCTCCTCGGTCAGCTCGGCATCGACGGCGAGCCGCGGCATCGACCGCGCCAGCACCTCCTCCGAACGGAGCCGGTCCAGCACCCGGCGACGGGCCGCGGTGAGCAGCCACCCTCCCGGGTTGCCCGGCACGCCGGCGTCGGGCCAGGTGCGTGCGGCCGCCTCGAACGCGTCGGCCAGGCCGTCCTCGGCGAGGTCGAGCCGGCGGAAGCGGGCGACGAGCAGGGCCAGCAGCCGGCCCCACTCGTCACGCAGCGCCCTGTCGAGGGCGGTGCCCGCCTC includes these proteins:
- the otsB gene encoding trehalose-phosphatase, whose translation is MQFSSMEGEHRYADLVRVADRTIVGLDFDGTLSPIVDDPTQAKIHPAAAEVLIELAPHIAAIAVITGRPARQALDLGGLEDVGDAIQAAGKELYIFGQYGNERWSSRQRRIVAPRPPRGLATFERDLPRTLRLAGATDAYVEDKGLAVAVHTRRLPDPQAAFERLLPPLRSLAERHDLVVEPGRSVIEVRSPGSHKGLVVEKLAAELDARGFLFAGDDLGDLEAFEAVAELEKQGLATVRVCSASQEQSALLPLSDIVVKGPEGVVALLRQLRLDITQGSATG
- a CDS encoding RNA polymerase sigma factor codes for the protein MSEAGTALDRALRDEWGRLLALLVARFRRLDLAEDGLADAFEAAARTWPDAGVPGNPGGWLLTAARRRVLDRLRSEEVLARSMPRLAVDAELTEEAQRVMADPGDELLDERLRLVLLCAHPRLSREAAAALTLRLVLGISTDDIARLFLQTTPTMAARLTRARRKLAGERFVVPTGADLVDRVGVVAQVAYLAFTAGYAPGSGPDVVRTELAGEAIRLVRVLRTLLPYDDSELTALQALMLLQHSRRDARVTDDGALVLLPDQDRSRWHGDEIGEALDLLRPLTGAPPAPYLLQALIAAEHAIAATPSDTAWERIVERYDELLALRETPVVRLGRAIAVAEAEGPEAGLTALAGVALPGHRLPAVRAELLLRLGDHARARAAYDTAITLCANDAERAHLVRRRAELA